One window from the genome of uncultured Tateyamaria sp. encodes:
- a CDS encoding DUF3572 domain-containing protein has translation MSHSRESAEVVGLQAVAWMAGNAELLPVFLGATGASEADMRAGVSDPAFLGALLDFIMMDDTWVKSFCDASGLSYDAPMRARMALPGGGDVHWT, from the coding sequence ATGTCCCATTCGCGAGAATCCGCCGAAGTTGTCGGATTGCAGGCGGTTGCCTGGATGGCCGGCAACGCGGAATTGCTGCCCGTGTTCCTGGGCGCCACCGGCGCCAGCGAGGCAGATATGCGCGCAGGCGTGTCCGATCCGGCCTTTCTGGGTGCGCTTTTGGATTTCATCATGATGGATGATACATGGGTGAAATCCTTCTGCGATGCCAGCGGTCTGTCTTATGACGCGCCGATGCGTGCGCGCATGGCATTGCCCGGAGGGGGGGATGTGCATTGGACGTGA